The following proteins come from a genomic window of Spea bombifrons isolate aSpeBom1 chromosome 10, aSpeBom1.2.pri, whole genome shotgun sequence:
- the RIN1 gene encoding ras and Rab interactor 1, producing MDTVSDHCTGGNNIVEPEPVYDYPHKESSCSPSPRGSPTSIGITDRLLLTQTVWFHPRVNSATALHILQREPPGTFLVRKSSTRQRMVLCVRLSDDRGPSFVHQTNIHESSAGVYLEQSTLTFPDLVRLVSYNISERDVLPYALRLPAAIEKVTSQKQLEAISHLGLEFWNSSLNARDPSGVSTCSYSTSALPLTPTPPDLPDPITPSILPTLKTRSPHEVSTESKEGALFFSNPLFKPKDTGALKRSHFQKSIKVRVSTENSGSLSPPLDPPPPVPTQETVAEEEEVVTTVASQEVESEQTKEASEDQGYRKPRSSLRQRLKKSFSKGSIELGLKKVPKDVGDYNVPVSVKRLPDPKDMGEHNSHDVTPLEEQDSGSVSSAEGGTSEDGGKFSPQLTRRKKKRNGRSSFRAVSGAFLSLLSPERKILMFIEEMGRDVTHEFGKELKAFLRNVEESRSVAKNKETEVGEGSHKTLLTEVREFMNKMKNVLKGSTELELHVLSSEDEDRILEKALHRLILKPLKSHLVNEIQKGMEENGELERLGKNMQAVQRGGPTLLGVSLGSPTIQDLERIRHKLLRMQEKYSPCDKVRLLLQACRGVYRSMDSLQDDACGADEFLPALCYVLALCNMPQLLIHTHYTTELLPQDTLMGEGGYYLTSLSAALSVLSSLHTHPQDTGLSLREWHRRRQGLPSLNDLQNFLRVAHQDPMNGCTTKTILLRPSQTVADLSHLCALKFKPMVPEEYVIILHSGEDQQILSPDSRPQEIKAKLKETGSSFYFCYQRVEDCKEEELTKDVPQDL from the exons ATGGACACTGTATCTGACCATTGTACTGGagg CAACAATATAGTGGAACCTGAACCTGTGTATGATTATCCTCATAAAGAGTCCTCCTGTTCCCCATCCCCAAGGGGTTCACCCACCTCCATCGGCATCACTGACCGGCTTCTCCTCACTCAAACAGTGTGGTTCCACCCAAGGGTCAACTCAGCTACTGCCCTTCATATACTACAGAGAGAGCCACCAGGG ACATTCCTGGTGAGAAAGTCTAGCACTCGGCAGCGAATGGTTTTATGTGTGCGACTATCGGATGACCGCGGACCAAGTTTTGTGCATCAAACTAACATACATGAGAGTTCTGCAG gtgTTTACCTGGAACAGTCAACACTAACATTTCCAGATCTTGTAAGACTGGTGTCTTATAACATTAGTGAGAG AGATGTTCTTCCTTATGCGCTTCGACTTCCAGCAGCTATAGAGAAAGTAACTTCACAAAAGCAGTTAGAAGCAATTTCCCACCTCGGGCTAG AGTTCTGGAACTCATCCCTCAATGCTCGAGATCCTTCTGGAGTGTCAACTTGTTCTTACTCTACATCTGCCCTTCCTTTGACACCAACTCCCCCAGATCTTCCAGATCCAATCACTCCAAGTATCCTTCCTACACTTAAAACCCGAAGCCCACATGAGGTTTCTACAGAAAGCAAGGAGGGTGCTCTTTTCTTTTCGAATCCTCTCTTTAAACCCAAGGACACTGGGGCTCTCAAACGTTCCCACTTTCAGAAAAGTATTAAGGTTAGGGTATCAACAGAAAACTCTGGTTCTCTTTCACCTCCCCTAGATCCACCTCCTCCAGTTCCTACCCAGGAGACAGTCGCAGAGGAAGAAGAGGTAGTGACTACAGTAGCATCCCAGGAAGTAGAGTCTGAACAAACAAAAGAAGCATCAGAAGACCAAGGGTATAGAAAACCTCGGTCTTCCCTTAGACAACGACTTAAGAAGAGCTTCAGCAAAGGAAGCATTGAGTTAGGATTAAAAAAAGTGCCCAAAGATGTGGGGGACTATAATGTCCCTGTGTCTGTCAAAAGATTACCAGACCCAAAGGACATGGGAGAGCACAATTCACACGATGTAACTCCTTTGGAAGAACAGGATAGTGGGTCAGTCAGCAGTGCAGAAGGCGGCACATCAGAGGACGGGGGGAAATTTTCTCCACAACttacaagaagaaaaaagaaaaggaatggACGTTCCTCTTTTCGAGCCGTTAGCGGGGCCTTTCTGTCTCTTCTGTCCCCAGAAAGGAAGATCCTTATGTTTATAGAAGAAATGGGGAGGGATGTTACACATGAGTTTGGAAAAGAACTGAAGGCATTCTTGAGGAATGTAGAAGAAAGTAGGAGTGTGGCTAAAAACAAGGAGACAGAGGTCGGTGAAGGATCCCACAAAACGTTGTTAACAGAGGTTAGAGAGTTCATGAACAAAATGAAGAATGTACTTAAGGGAAGCACAGAGTTGGAGCTCCACGTGCTTTCTTCTGAAGATGAAG ACCGGATTCTTGAGAAGGCACTTCACCGTCTTATCCTGAAGCCACTGAAATCTCACCTTGTGAATGAAATCCAAAAAGGAATGGAGGAAAATGGAGAACTTGAGAGACTTGGTAAAAACATGCAAGCAGTACAAAGAGGGGGACCAACCCTTCTTGGTGTTTCTTTGGGATCCCCAACAATTCAAGACCTGGAGAGGATTCGACACAAGCTGCTGAGAATGCAGGAAAAATATTCTCCATGTGACAAGGTCCGTCTGCTTCTCCAAGCCTGCAGAGGGGTTTACCGGAGCATGGACTCGTTGCAAG ACGATGCATGTGGTGCCGATGAGTTCCTCCCTGCCCTGTGTTATGTGCTGGCTCTGTGTAATATGCCCCAGCTATTGATACACACTCACTATACAACAGAGCTCCTGCCCCAGGACACCCTCATGGGGGAAG GAGGCTACTACCTTACTAGCCTGTCTGCTGCCTTGTCCGTTCTCTCGTCGCTGCACACTCACCCCCAAGACACTGGACTATCTCTAAGAGAATGGCACCGCCGGAGACAAGGTCTACCTTCACTTAACGACCTCCAg AACTTTCTACGAGTTGCTCATCAAGACCCAATGAATGGCTGCACTACTAAGACCATACTCCTGCGCCCTTCACAGACAGTAGCTGACCTAAGCCATCTCTGTGCCCTCAAATTTAAGCCTATGGTTCCTGAGGAATATGTCATTATTCTCCACTCTGGTGAGGATCAACAAATTCTCTCTCCTGACTCTCGGCCTcaagaaataaaagcaaaactaAAGGAAACAGGATCCAGTTTCTACTTCTGTTACCAACGTGTAGAGGACTGCAAAGAAGAGGAGCTTACAAAGGATGTGCCACAGGACCTATGA